The following coding sequences are from one Eucalyptus grandis isolate ANBG69807.140 chromosome 11, ASM1654582v1, whole genome shotgun sequence window:
- the LOC104429087 gene encoding protein RESTRICTED TEV MOVEMENT 3-like isoform X2 encodes MGDQNPTSWKYTWRITNFTRLTREKHYSEVFTLGGNAWRILIFPKGNDVECLSMYLDVADSARLPYGWSRSAHFRLILVDQNNNDYSRIKETEHDFTARESDWGFTSFIPLSELHDSRNGYLVNNTLTVVAEILGPQRPAENTQVAEPPANVPQATPIDTFDRYFTNLEEIINAAQSSPARGGSNTNNQRGALLTSGAPTLDEVEKAKLSLKECLSDIFKLNVKDRLAEAMSTLSIAKSGLSLDQQKSVKAFWANFDEFTSDFLTFEQDNAEFELQKLLKDQMFATMKKNHETHISYKQLLGDLTKEEEELNKKLEEVKSRREKLISDWEILMVESEEAKSGHKGQEKKVAEAEEKKRIAEERMSRSTVAWSNLKMLFG; translated from the exons ATGGGTGATCAAAATCCCACTTCATGGAAATACACATGGAGAATAACCAACTTCACTAGGTTGACTCGAGAGAAGCACTACTCCGAGGTGTTCACGCTCGGCGGCAATGCCTG GCGAATACTCATTTTCCCAAAGGGGAACGATGTAGAATGCTTGTCGATGTACTTAGACGTCGCTGATTCCGCGAGGCTACCATATGGGTGGAGCAGAAGCGCCCATTTCAGATTGATTCTGGTCGATCAGAACAATAATGACTATTCTAGGATTAAGG AGACGGAACATGATTTCACTGCAAGAGAGAGTGACTGGGGCTTCACATCCTTCATTCCATTGAGTGAACTTCATGACAGCCGTAATGGGTATTTAGTTAACAACACTTTGACAGTTGTAGCTGAGATTTTGGGCCCCCAACGCCCGGCTGAAAATACTCAGGTGGCTGAACCTCCAGCAAATGTACCTCAGGCAACACCAATAGATACGTTCGACAGGTATTTTACAAATCTTGAGGAAATTATTAACGCTGCTCAGAGTTCTCCCGCCAGAGGAGGGTCAAACACGAACAATCAAAGGGGTGCTCTTTTGACTTCTGGGGCTCCAACCTTGGATGAAGTAGAGAAGGCTAAACTGTCTTTGAAGGAGTGCCTTTCTGATATCTTCAAGCTAAATGTAAAAGACAGATTGGCTGAAGCAATGTCGACATTAAGCATAGCCAAAAGCGGGTTATCACTGGACCAGCAAAAATCAGTCAAGGCCTTTTGGGCCAACTTCGATGAGTTCACTTCTGACTTTTTGACCTTTGAGCAGGACAATGCTGAATTCGAGCTGCAGAAATTGCTGAAGGATCAAATGTTTGCAACAATGAAAAAGAATCACGAGACTCACATCTCGTATAAGCAGTTGCTTGGTGACCTGACCAAAGAGGAGGAAGAGCTCAACAAAAAACTTGAGGAAGTGAAGTCCAGAAGAGAAAAGCTCATTTCGGACTGGGAGATTTTGATGGTCGAGTCAGAGGAAGCGAAATCTGGGCACAAGGGTCAAGAGAAGAAGGTGGCAGAGGctgaggagaagaagagaatagCCGAGGAAAGAATGTCTAGATCAACCGTTGCCTGGTCAAATCTGAAGATGTTATTTGGTTGA